CCAAACTCGCCGAAAGATACTCTAAGGAAACTGGGATACCGCTCATAAAGATACAGCACCACATCTCGCACGCAAGGGCAGTTTTTACTGAGAATAAATTGGAAGAAGGTGTTGCAATAGTGTGTGACGGAACAGGCTACGGCCTTGATGGAAAATCATGGGGCGGGGAACTATTCTATGTTAGAGAAAATGAAGAGGAAAGGATCGGCCATTTGAAGGAATACCAGCTTTTAGGCGGAGACAGGGCTGCAAAAGAACCAGTGAGGGTGCTTGTATCACTTCTAAAAGACGAAGACCTTTCCGAGTATGCAGCCTCCTATAAATATGGATTACAGGGTATCGACGCATTGAAAAAACTCACAAAAGATGAAAAGATTTTTTCAACTTCTTGTGGTAGGCTACTTGACATGTTTTCAGTTATGCTTTTTTCATGTAACGAGAGGACATACGAAGGTGAGCCTGCAATGAAGTTAGAGTCTCTCGCATGGAAGCGAAAGGACCTCAACATACCAATTGAAATTGAAGGGAACATAATACAGGTAGAAGAGTTTGCAAAAAAAATATTTGATTTAAGGAACAGAGAAAGAAGGGAAGATCTTGCAAAGACAGTCCATGTCTCTCTTGCCAATGCCTTTTCTGATATCGCAATTGAAGAGGCCAAAAAGGACCACCTTCCCGTGGCATTTTCTGGAGGAGTCGCCTATAACAAGATATTCTCAGATGCGATAAAAAAGAGGGTTGAATCAAGCGGCCTAAAGTATGTAGAACATAAACTCATCCCGTGTGGTGATGGCGGCGTTTCCTTCGGACAGTCTCTTTTCGCATACAAAAACATATAAGATTTTAATCCTATTATCTTTTTATGGAGATAGAGTTCATCGAGATTGAAAAACTTAATACGCATGAGCGTATAGTTCCTAGCGTTCTAAACAGATTACTGATTAAGATGGAGAGAGAAAAAAAGTTCTCTGTCGCCATCATTGTAGATGCAAATACGATGACAATCCTCGATGGCCACCACAGATTCGAAGCCGCAAAAAGACTTGGGTGTAAAAAAGTACCGTGCCTCCTTGTGGACTATAACGACCCGGAGATTAAGCTAGGCCAGTGGTTTCCTGTAATATACGGAGATGTCGGGAAGATAGTAGAGATTTTAGAGAAAAACGGTATGGCCGTTAGATATGAAAAAACTCTAAAGAAGGCTTACTGGCTACTCTACTCTGAAAAAGCTGGCGCAATTCTTGTTCCAAAAAGGGTAACTAAGGATGAAGTTGTGAAGACTGCAAGGAGAGGAGATCTTTTCCCTCCCAAGACTACAAGGCATATGCTCCCAAAATTAAACAAGTTTATCGATGTGCCTCTAGATGAACTTGTATGATTATCTTGCCGCTGAAACTATCTTTATTATGTCTCCGTTTTGAAGCTCGTAGTCGTCTTTTATCCTTCTTTTTGTTCTTGCATTTACAGCATAAAGGAAGTTCTTCCCTATGTCTGTATGAACCCTAAAGGCGAGGTCTCTTGGCGTTGAGCCCTTGTCCATAAGGAAAGCGTCTGGCAAAACATTGCCTTTCCCATCCTTCATATGGGTCTCATCTTCCACGGGATAGACCACTATTTTATCCAATATGTTGAAGACCACCTGATTTATGGTCTTCTGGACGCCTGTACCATCATTTTTTTCCATGAAGCTTTTGATTCTGTTTAGGGCAGTTATCTGCTTGTCATTTAGATTCCCAGTTATTTCAAAAGAAGACTCAGAAGGCACATATTTGACTAATCCAGCACTCGATGCTTTTCTTAAGACAAGCTCCGCCTCGGCACTTATTGTAAAGACCTCCCCAAACTTTTCCTTCAAGGCTTTGATGTTCTCAGGTGGCGCTATATCTGTCTTGTTTAAAACTATCGTAATTGGCTTTGATATCTTTCTTAGAGATTTTGCAAAGATCAATAGCTCTTCATCCTTCCAGTGTATGCATTTTTCTGGATCAAGGCCTGTTTCTCTCATTGACATAATAACATTGCCCTCAGTTATACCTATCCCGGTAAACTGCTCAGCCACTATCTTACAGAAATCATGATGCCCCGAGCATACCTTTCTTGCAAATCTAAACCAGTTTTCATTTAGAATCCCAAAAAACCATAAGTTTATCTCTTCTTCCAAGAATTCTATATCTTCTATTGGATTGTGTGTCCCTATAGGGACTGGATTTCCTTCGATGTCTGTTGAGCCCGAAGCATCAACTATATGAATCAAGGTTTCAGCCCTTGAAAGATCATTTAAGAATTTGTTCCCAAGCCCCCTTCCAGTGTGCGCACCTTTTACAAGACCTGCAACATCAATTATTTTTAAGGGCACAAGCCTTGTTCCATCAATACACTTTGAATTTTGAGGTGAGCACTTAATATCAAGCTCCTTACATGGGCATTTATAGGTAACATAAGTCGCCCCTATGTTTGAGTCAATTGTTGTGAAAGGATAATTTGCAATTTCTGCCCCCCCGAGTGTGACTGCATTAAAAAAAGTTGATTTTCCTACATTTGGTTTTCCAATAACTCCTACATCCATTAAATTCCCTCCTCCGACAAATAAAGACGTGGAAAATTCATAGTGGATACGGCGTTTGCGCCGTAGAAATCCCTTATATACAAAATAGACTTTAAGTGCAGATCCTTTTTAACATCGCAACATGCGTTTGTCAGCATGATGCACTTGTAATCTCTATAATAAGCGTCTGCTACTGTATGCCTTACAGAAAGTGATGTTTGAAGACCCGAGAACACTAAATTCTTTATGCCTTTCTTCTCTAAGATCTCATCAAGCTCTGTTCTGAAAAAACCACTATACTTCCTTTTCTTTATGATAAAATCCCCTTCTTTTGGGATAAGATCCTCTATGATTCTCTCTCCGCGATCATTTTTAGTTTCAATGTCGCATATGTAGATCACGGGGAATCCATTTTCTCTAAAAAGAGAGGAGACCTCCCTAATTGGCCCTATTATCTCTGTGGGATTTTCACATTTTTTTTTATTCCCATAGACGAACTCATTAATCATATTAATGATGAGAAGGGCATATTTTTCCATGTTAGTTACTCTATAAAGGGCCTATATAAAATTTGGCTTTATAAAAAAATAAGATAAAAAATAAAATTATTTTATTTGACTACTTCCTTGTCAGAGACCTCAAGGGCTTTGTCAACCACATCAAGCGCTTCGTTTATCTGCTTCTCATTGATTGAAAGTGGAGGTGCAAATAGTAGTGTTGAAACCATCTGTAAGAAGAATACCCCGTTCTTCATGCACTCCCCGGCAACTTTGGCAGGTATTGAAGCATGACCTCTCATGAACTTTTCTTCCCTTGTTCCTGCCTGCTCCTTTGTCTTTGTGTTTTTGATTAATTCAATTCCCCAGAATAGTCCCTTACCTCTGATGTCACCTACTGACTTGTGGTCTGCTTTTATCTCGTTCAATCTCTTTTCCATTACTTTTTCCATCTTTGCGGCATTTTCAACTAACTTGTTTTTCTTCATGTAGTTTATTGTTGCAACTCCGGCGGCGCATGCGAGTGGGTGGCCTGCATATGTGTGGCCCTCGACAAACCAGTGGTCTTCAAAGTAATCAGAAATCTTCTTTGAGTATGTTGTACCCCCTAGTGGAACGTAAGTTGCAGATAAGTTCTTGGCGGATGTGATTATATCGGGCTGGAACTTGTAGTGCTCTACTGCAAACCATTTTCCTGTCCTACCAAATCCGGTCATGACTTCATCAGCAATCAATACGACATTGTATTCATCACAAATCTCCCTCAGCATGGGGAAGTACTCTTTAACAGGTGGGATAATACCGTTTGAACCTACAATAGGCTCTGCTATTATAGCGGCAACTGTTTCCTTTGCCTCATATCTTATCATATCGCCAATATATCTGGCACACATTATATCGCAACTTGGGTATTCCATCTTGAATGGGCATCTGTAACAGTAGCAGTCAGGCCCGTGCAATACACCTGGGTAACCTGGCTCGTTTGGATATCTCCTTGGGTCTCCTGTAAGCATCATGGCTATGCCTGTTGCCCCATGGTAGGACTGGTAACGTGATATTACCTTATATTTCCCAGTGGACCATTTTGCAGCTTTGACTGCAGCTTCATTTGCTTCGGTACCACTTGAAGAAAAGAATGTTTTCTTAAAGTTTGAACCTGCTATGTCAGCTACCATCTTTCCAAGTTTTGCTCTTGCATCACTCCCAAGTCCAGGACCGATATAAGCATACTTGTTAAGCTGCTCTATAATCCCATCATTTATTTCTTTCACATTGTGACCGCAGCTTGTGCTCAAAAGCTGGGAAGAGAAGTCTGAATATTTCTTGCCTGATTTATCCCAGAAGTAGATTCCATCAGCCTTCTCTATCATGTTAACTTTGACATCAGCTTGGCATGACCAAGATCTCATGACATATTCTTTTTCCATCTGCGCTAAATCTTCCATAAAAGGCCTCCTATTTTTTAATAGGTACAGTTACTTTATTTGTTTAGAGATTTATATAACTTTCGATTATAACTTGGAATATGCAGAGAATAGTTTAATAACATTTAATTATTTAGTCTAATATCCAATGAAAAATCGGTATTTTAAAAATAAAATAAAAATTAATTATTTTATAAGGGATAGAATCTGTCCCTCTTTATGAATTTGCCCCATCCTTTTTCGCCTGCAAGTTTTCCATCTTCTACGACCAGTTTTCCTCTTGAGAGTACGGTCACAGGGTAGCCCTTTACCACCATACCCTCCCAAGGAGTGTAGTCTGTATTCTGGTGGAGATTCTTCACAGAGAGTGTGACTTCTTTTTCCGGGTCAAAGACAACTATATCTGCATCTGAACCGACTGCTATTGTTCCCTTTTGAGGGAATAATCCAAACATTTTTGCAGGATTTGTTGAGTTGAGCTCGACAAATTTATTTAGTGTAATCCAGTCTTCAAGAACTCCGGCAGTGTACATTACTGCCATTCTTGTTTCAACTCCTGGCGCACCGTTTGGTATCTTTGCAAAGTTATCCTTTCCTGCCTCCTTCTGGCCTTTGAAGAAGAACGGGCAGTGGTCTGTTGATATCACTTGAAGGTCCCCCCTCTCAATTGCAAACCACAGTGCGTCCTGGTCAAACTCTGATCTCAAAGGTGGCGACATTACATACTTCGCGCCGTTAAAGTCAGGTTCAGTATATCTTTCTTCATCAAGAGTTAGGTACTGTGGGCATGTCTCTCCATAAATTGGAAGTCCTCTTTCCCTCCCTTCATGAATTGCTTCTACTGCTTCTAGACATGAGTTGTGTACTATGTAAAGAGGCGCCTCTGCCAAATCGGCAAGTGCAATTGCTCTCTGGCAAGCTTCGCCTTCAAGAATAGATGGTCTTGAGACTGCATGATACATTGGCTCTGTCTTTTTTTCAGCCAATAATCTCTTTGTATAGAGGTCAATTATATGGCCATTTTCGGCGTGAAGCATTACAAGTCCACCAAACTCGCCTGCTTTTTCAAGAGCCTTGTAGAATCCATCATCATCTACCATGAGCGCCCCTTTGTAAGCAAAGAATAGTTTGAAACTTGGTATGCCCTCTTCTAATATCATTGTTTCCATTTCTTTCAGCGTGTCGTCATTTATATCGGTCATGGCCATATGAAATCCATAATCGATGTAAGCGTTGCCTGTTGCTCTTTTATTCCATTCGTCTAGAGCTGCTTTTAGGGTTCCCCCTTTTGATTGGATAATAAAGTCAAC
Above is a window of Methanofastidiosum sp. DNA encoding:
- a CDS encoding Sua5/YciO/YrdC/YwlC family protein translates to VEAIEKVCFMSDAEKKIISSHERPIVVLEKKSLEPFEKAAPGLHNVGIMLPYSPLHFLLFNYTSLDFFVMTSANMPGDPMITENSSAFGSLDVDYFLCHNLKIYNRCDDSVIRDGKFIRRSRGFVPQGIQIPHSEKILAFGAELNNAFTLTKEKKAFISQHIGNTTHYDTLLFFEDAIDKLMTLLNMKMEEVELLVCDLHPQYETTKLAERYSKETGIPLIKIQHHISHARAVFTENKLEEGVAIVCDGTGYGLDGKSWGGELFYVRENEEERIGHLKEYQLLGGDRAAKEPVRVLVSLLKDEDLSEYAASYKYGLQGIDALKKLTKDEKIFSTSCGRLLDMFSVMLFSCNERTYEGEPAMKLESLAWKRKDLNIPIEIEGNIIQVEEFAKKIFDLRNRERREDLAKTVHVSLANAFSDIAIEEAKKDHLPVAFSGGVAYNKIFSDAIKKRVESSGLKYVEHKLIPCGDGGVSFGQSLFAYKNI
- a CDS encoding ParB N-terminal domain-containing protein: MEIEFIEIEKLNTHERIVPSVLNRLLIKMEREKKFSVAIIVDANTMTILDGHHRFEAAKRLGCKKVPCLLVDYNDPEIKLGQWFPVIYGDVGKIVEILEKNGMAVRYEKTLKKAYWLLYSEKAGAILVPKRVTKDEVVKTARRGDLFPPKTTRHMLPKLNKFIDVPLDELV
- a CDS encoding redox-regulated ATPase YchF; translation: MDVGVIGKPNVGKSTFFNAVTLGGAEIANYPFTTIDSNIGATYVTYKCPCKELDIKCSPQNSKCIDGTRLVPLKIIDVAGLVKGAHTGRGLGNKFLNDLSRAETLIHIVDASGSTDIEGNPVPIGTHNPIEDIEFLEEEINLWFFGILNENWFRFARKVCSGHHDFCKIVAEQFTGIGITEGNVIMSMRETGLDPEKCIHWKDEELLIFAKSLRKISKPITIVLNKTDIAPPENIKALKEKFGEVFTISAEAELVLRKASSAGLVKYVPSESSFEITGNLNDKQITALNRIKSFMEKNDGTGVQKTINQVVFNILDKIVVYPVEDETHMKDGKGNVLPDAFLMDKGSTPRDLAFRVHTDIGKNFLYAVNARTKRRIKDDYELQNGDIIKIVSAAR
- a CDS encoding isochorismatase family cysteine hydrolase → MEKYALLIINMINEFVYGNKKKCENPTEIIGPIREVSSLFRENGFPVIYICDIETKNDRGERIIEDLIPKEGDFIIKKRKYSGFFRTELDEILEKKGIKNLVFSGLQTSLSVRHTVADAYYRDYKCIMLTNACCDVKKDLHLKSILYIRDFYGANAVSTMNFPRLYLSEEGI
- a CDS encoding aminotransferase class III-fold pyridoxal phosphate-dependent enzyme, whose protein sequence is MEDLAQMEKEYVMRSWSCQADVKVNMIEKADGIYFWDKSGKKYSDFSSQLLSTSCGHNVKEINDGIIEQLNKYAYIGPGLGSDARAKLGKMVADIAGSNFKKTFFSSSGTEANEAAVKAAKWSTGKYKVISRYQSYHGATGIAMMLTGDPRRYPNEPGYPGVLHGPDCYCYRCPFKMEYPSCDIMCARYIGDMIRYEAKETVAAIIAEPIVGSNGIIPPVKEYFPMLREICDEYNVVLIADEVMTGFGRTGKWFAVEHYKFQPDIITSAKNLSATYVPLGGTTYSKKISDYFEDHWFVEGHTYAGHPLACAAGVATINYMKKNKLVENAAKMEKVMEKRLNEIKADHKSVGDIRGKGLFWGIELIKNTKTKEQAGTREEKFMRGHASIPAKVAGECMKNGVFFLQMVSTLLFAPPLSINEKQINEALDVVDKALEVSDKEVVK
- the hydA gene encoding dihydropyrimidinase, with translation MDLVIKNGTIVTATDMYEADIGIEGEKIVAIGKGLSGSKEIDANGMMIFPGFIDVHTHIEMPFMGTYSSDTWETGTRAAAFGGTTCVVDFIIQSKGGTLKAALDEWNKRATGNAYIDYGFHMAMTDINDDTLKEMETMILEEGIPSFKLFFAYKGALMVDDDGFYKALEKAGEFGGLVMLHAENGHIIDLYTKRLLAEKKTEPMYHAVSRPSILEGEACQRAIALADLAEAPLYIVHNSCLEAVEAIHEGRERGLPIYGETCPQYLTLDEERYTEPDFNGAKYVMSPPLRSEFDQDALWFAIERGDLQVISTDHCPFFFKGQKEAGKDNFAKIPNGAPGVETRMAVMYTAGVLEDWITLNKFVELNSTNPAKMFGLFPQKGTIAVGSDADIVVFDPEKEVTLSVKNLHQNTDYTPWEGMVVKGYPVTVLSRGKLVVEDGKLAGEKGWGKFIKRDRFYPL